The following proteins come from a genomic window of Pleuronectes platessa chromosome 2, fPlePla1.1, whole genome shotgun sequence:
- the setd5 gene encoding histone-lysine N-methyltransferase SETD5 isoform X1, with the protein MSIVIALGVTTPETSYSDMAAGSDPESVEASPAVNEKNYNNHSCGSAQSHGYRGLPYAMQQSSVVCCQDHNYGAPPPPTPPASPLSQTIIPRMDLNGVVLGSRYHETTEDNSADSDSSSDEEGAVAGWCHCSLTPDGLLIKCDNCRGLDRRKEAEGQHRKTENISAGESSATESGDEEVSPSTVSYTATQHTPTSIKLIVNRVKRSKSKKRKKSTEKARGTPKGKKVKAFREGSRKSMRMKNSTTEASVLDENTAEGWESRIRQWTDQYEESLANQYSADVQELMQLHLSASTPTPKEGGESGTTTPSSTTQIHTSVDAMDTINHTELACNNTVLGSQMQLQLGRVTRVQKHRKILRAAKSLEPDTLIIEYRGKVMLKQQFEVNGHFFKKPYPFVLFHSKYNDVEMCVDARTFGNDARFIRRSCTPNAEVRHMIVEGMFHLCIHAVSHITKDTEVTIGFDYEFNNCHYKVDCACHKGNLNCPVQKHNLSPKENFLSPPSLLPPSPLIGAETRRRKARRREIEGCLTSDSNQTLDEHQEAKELPGTSDAEESLMDEMKVEDGEDGEVDENGLPISSKKTLNSLVSRRRRVGGTEIKEEGVETEDGAGNPTGNTPIPHSTGVGVSTRRTTYVMEASSIEEKTSLPYPTTPVATPKPARPTKPRPKSRISRYRSSSSQRARRQRQALAQQAAAAAAAAALAAMPSSAEQGAALDEEGSQGPYGGEHGHGESGLGGHLLDGDSQALNCINRGNMRDPKTKKYLVTEWLNDKIPGGEKVQQEVLVERPLRITTDPTVLATTLNMLPGLSHSSLICTAPRHYVRFGSPFNPERRRPRPLQMDGTYGCYKKRWIKQVEDESCSASIEDGTESTSSHQSNSSRSTPNPLSTELNPPIKKRLSKYTTETTPAPSDNLLRPLSPITPPLPEESPHPLLHTPCGSLLPNGLIYSPMPSLPASRCNTPLQFENISSPEASPVHRPESISPEPCLQTDFEVPRPQFPDLSLPSSLESPVAMTSDDLSLPGCASGQDSQGPSCVGTSSLNPVSCAPSDLNPQNREQAFRTEFNLIYTCSPLNANLGNPVAPDCRQSLSEGGFSPAESFHSSISGQGMMGDMGPGSMSPYGEPHYGGGYPDSGTPPHTSNPPQKRKRANQHTISLLTGKPDYQAIAVRSEYKPVQNMVSLLEYRKRKQSSGRDPEPFGSSSSLGGTPTRPGSHYSEDSHHAHSHQQMQPPATPHSSFSSSTLMNPIPQIEEVSPPDHQGPSAEPRHQDNNQWMVPTTVERLREGQGALERVLRSIKMERIYKRSDGSTEKEFDGDRYEMQAASMASPMKSPNRYSPSVYSQQSTESHRQTDSPSLRQQTSTSPFPGSYSPSSGQSFYARHPSHPGLSQDHPPSTYPSHSPTATSSSDSRPPAESLHQQSSSSNADRAHGYGSSHLKASLLNSSGLAGAPAPGPRAHGQTKIDSGTLASRGSQQQASRSLKSGSPSQATLQASSRLLSASGSTHYPQRGTSLSQFQHSPLQGPGVRTQSGSF; encoded by the exons ATGAGCATAGTAATTGCGCTGGGAGTCACCACACCTGAAACGTCTTACTCAGATATGGCTGCTGGATCCGA CCCTGAGTCAGTTGAAGCAAGTCCTGCCGTGAATGAgaaaaactacaacaaccacagctGTGGGAGCGCACAGAGTCATGGGTATCGGGGACTACCATATGCT ATGCAACAGTCTTCCGTTGTGTGTTGTCAGGATCACAACTATGgcgcacccccaccccccaccccaccagCCTCCCCGCTTTCCCAAACCATCATCCCCCGCATGGATCTCAACGGCGTCGTCCTCGGCTCCCGTTATCATGAAACTACAGAGGACAACTCAGCAGACAGCGACAGCTCCTCAGACGAGGAAGGGGCCGTGGCCGGCTGGTGTCACTGCAGCCTGACGCCGGATGGCCTGCTCATCAAGTGTGACAACTGCAG aggaCTTGACAGGAGGAAAGAAGCAGAGGGCCAACACAGAAAGACTGAAAATATCTCAG CTGGAGAAAGTAGTGCCACAGAGAgtggtgatgaagaggtgtcGCCGTCCACCGTCTCCTACACCGCCACCCAGCACACACCCACCAGCATCAAACTCATTGTCAACCGGGTCAAAAGGAGCAAAtccaaaaagaggaagaagagcacaGAAAAGGCTCGTGGGACACCAAAAGGCAAAAAGGTCAAG GCTTTTAGAGAGGGTTCCCGGAAGTCCATGAGGATGAAG AACTCAACAACAGAGGCCAGCGTGCTGGatgagaacacagcagagggCTGGGAGAGCAGGATCCGCCAGTGGACAGACCAATATGAGGAGTCTCTGGCAAACCAGTACAGCGCTGATGTCCAGGAACTGATGCAGCTTCATCTTTCTGCCagcacccccacccccaaagAGGGGGGTGAGAGTGGTACCACAACGCCTTCCTCCACCACACAGATCCACACCTCTGTTGATGCCATGGACACCATCAACCACACTGAGCTGGCCTGTAACAACACAGTGCTGGGCTCACAGATGCAG CTCCAGTTAGGGCGGGTAACAAGGGTGCAGAAACACAGGAAGATCCTCCGAGCTGCCAAGAGCCTGGAACCAGACACCCTCATAATTGAATATCGGGGAAAGGTTATGCTCAAACAACAGTTTGAGGTCAACGGGCACTTCTTTAAAAA ACCCTACCCCTTTGTGCTGTTTCACTCAAAATATAACGATGTCGAGATGTGCGTTGATGCACGGACCTTTGGAAATGACGCCCGCTTCATCAGAAGGTCCTGTACCCCCAACGCTGAG GTCCGACATATGATTGTTGAGGGTATGTTCCATCTCTGCATCCATGCTGTCAGTCACATCACAAAGGACACTGAGGTCACCATTGGATTTGACTATGAGTTCAATAACTG TCATTACAAAGTGGATTGTGCCTGCCATAAGGGCAACCTGAATTGCCCAGTGCAGAAGCACAACCTGAGCCCCAAGGAGAACTTTCTGAGTCCCCCTTCTCtgctgcctccctctcctctgattggtgcCGAGACCCGTCGGAGAAAAGCTCGCAGGAGGGAAATCGAGGGCTGTTTGACCAGCGATAGCAACCAGACCCTAGATGAGCACCAGGAGGCCAAAGAGCTGCCGGGGACAAGtgatgcagag GAGAGTCTAATGGATGAGATGAAagtggaggatggagaggatggagaggtgGATGAAAATGGGCTCCCCATCTCCAGTAAAAAA ACATTAAACAGTCTGgtgagtaggaggaggagagtgggaggaacagagataaaggaggagggtgTAGAAACTGAGGACGGGGCAGGAAACCCCACAGGGAACACCCCCATACCTCACAGCACTGGAGTAGGGGTCAGCACGCGACGTACCACCTATGTGATG GAAGCTTCATCTATTGAAGAAAAGACCTCATTACCCTACCCTACTACCCCAGTTGCCACTCCTAAACCTGCACGACCTACAAAGCCTCGGCCCAAAAGTCGGATCTCTCGCTACCGGTCGAGCTCATCACAGCGGGCCCGGCGGCAGCGTCAAGCTCTCGCGCAGCAGGCAGCTGCAGCTGCCGCAGCTGCAGCGTTGGCAGCTATGCCATCATCAGCTGAGCAAGGGGCTGCTCTGGATGAGGAGGGATCTCAGGGTCCATATGGCGGCGAACATGGCCACGGAGAGAGCGGTCTAGGGGGTCATCTACTTGATGGAGACAGTCAGGCTCTAAACTGCATAAATAGAGGCAACATGCGCGACCCCAAAACCAAGAAG TACCTTGTGACAGAGTGGCTGAATGACAAGATACCTGGAGGGGAGAAGGTCCAGCAAGAGGTGCTTGTTGAGCGCCCCCTGCGGATAACCACTGACCCCACGGTGCTGGCCACCACCCTCAATATGCTGCCAGGTCTCTCCCACTCTTCGCTCATTTGCACCGCACCCAGACACTACGTCCGCTTCGGCTCCCCCTTTAACCCGGAGAGAcgcaggccccgcccactccaaATGGATGGCACTTATGGCTGCTACAAAAAG AGATGGATAAAGCAGGTGGAGGATGAAAGCTGTTCAGCCAGTATAGAAGATGGCACAGAGTCCACATCCTCTCACCAAAGTAACAGTAGCAGATCCACCCCCAACCCCCTGTCCACTG AGCTCAATCCCCCAATTAAGAAGCGTCTCTCCAAATATACGACAGAGACGACACCAGCCCCCTCAGACAACCTGCTTCGCCCACTATCACCCATCACGCCGCCACTCCCAGAGGAATCCCCCCACCCACTGCTCCATACCCCCTGTGGCTCCTTGCTGCCCAATGGCCTGATCTACTCACCAATGCCCTCGCTACCCGCAAGCCGCTGCAACACACCTCTGCAATTTGAA AACATATCGTCCCCTGAGGCGTCTCCTGTTCACCGGCCAGAGTCCATCTCACCTGAG CCGTGTCTTCAGACAGACTTTGAAGTCCCTCGGCCTCAGTTCCCGGACCTGTCCCTCCCCTCCAGTTTAGAGAGCCCTGTGGCCATGACCTCAGATGACCTTTCCCTTCCTGGATGCGCCTCAGGCCAAGATTCCCAGGGTCCATCATGTGTTGGGACCAGCTCCCTAAACCCAGTGTCCTGTGCTCCTTCGGACCTAAACCCCCAAAACAGGGAGCAGGCCTTCAGGACAGAGTTCAACCTCATATACACCTGCTCGCCCCTTAATGCAAACCTGGGAAACCCTGTGGCCCCCGATTGCCGCCAGTCCCTGTCAGAGGGAGGCTTTTCCCCTGCAGAGTCCTTCCACAGTTCTATAAGTGGCCAGGGGATGATGGGAGATATGGGCCCCGGCTCTATGTCACCCTATGGTGAGCCTCATTATGGGGGAGGCTACCCAGACAGTggcacacctcctcacaccagcAACCCACCACAAAAGAGGAAG AGGGCCAACCAGCATACCATTAGTCTGCTGACAGGGAAGCCAGATTACCAGGCTATAGCTGTAAGAAGTGAATACAAGCCAGTACAAAATATG GTGTCTTTGCTGGAGTACCGCaagaggaagcagagcagcGGTCGAGACCCAGAGCCCTTTGGCAGCAGCTCCTCCCTGGGTGGCACCCCCACCCGGCCTGGCTCCCATTACAGCGAAGATTCCCATCATGCCCATTCCCATCAGCAGATGCAGCCTCCAGCTACCCCACAcagctccttctcttcctcaacACTCATGAACCCTATCCCACAGATAGAGGAGGTCAGTCCTCCAGACCACCAGGGCCCGTCTGCGGAGCCCAGGCACCAGGACAACAACCAGTG GATGGTTCCCACTACTGTTGAACGTCTAAGGGAAGGCCAGGGCGCACTCGAGCGTGTGCTTAGAAGCATCAAAATGGAGCGGATCTACAAGAGGAGTGACGGATCGACAGAGAAGGAGTTTG ATGGGGATCGATATGAGATGCAAGCAGCGTCCATGGCTTCTCCCATGAAGAGTCCCAACAGATACAGTCCCTCTGTGTACTCACAACAG tCAACAGAAAGCCACCGGCAGACTGACAGCCCGTCACTCCGTCAGCAGACCTCCACCTCTCCATTCCCGGGATCCTACAGTCCCTCATCAGGCCAGAGCTTCTACGCACGCCACCCCTCCCACCCTGGACTTTCCCAGGACCACCCTCCATCAACCTACCCCAGTCACTCCCCCACCGCCACCTCATCCTCAGACTCGCGGCCGCCCGCAGAGTCTCTACACCAGCAGAGTAGCAGCAGTAACGCGGACAGAGCCCATGGCTACGGCAGCAGCCACTTAAAAGCAAGTCTTTTGAACAGCAGTGGCCTGGCAGGGGCCCCCGCCCCAGGACCCAGGGCCCATGGGCAGACTAAAATAGACTCGGGCACCCTGGCCTCCAGAGGGAGTCAGCAGCAGGCGTCTCGCAGCCTGAAATCGGGCAGCCCGAGCCAGGCGACGCTGCAGGCCAGCTCAAGGCTACTGTCGGCCTCTGGATCGACACACTACCCACAGAGAGGGACGAGCCTCAGCCAGTTCCAGCACTCCCCTCTCCAGGGACCCGGAGTAAGGACACAGTCAGGAAGCTTTTAG
- the setd5 gene encoding histone-lysine N-methyltransferase SETD5 isoform X5, whose protein sequence is MSIVIALGVTTPETSYSDMAAGSDPESVEASPAVNEKNYNNHSCGSAQSHGYRGLPYADHNYGAPPPPTPPASPLSQTIIPRMDLNGVVLGSRYHETTEDNSADSDSSSDEEGAVAGWCHCSLTPDGLLIKCDNCRGLDRRKEAEGQHRKTENISAGESSATESGDEEVSPSTVSYTATQHTPTSIKLIVNRVKRSKSKKRKKSTEKARGTPKGKKVKAFREGSRKSMRMKNSTTEASVLDENTAEGWESRIRQWTDQYEESLANQYSADVQELMQLHLSASTPTPKEGGESGTTTPSSTTQIHTSVDAMDTINHTELACNNTVLGSQMQLQLGRVTRVQKHRKILRAAKSLEPDTLIIEYRGKVMLKQQFEVNGHFFKKPYPFVLFHSKYNDVEMCVDARTFGNDARFIRRSCTPNAEVRHMIVEGMFHLCIHAVSHITKDTEVTIGFDYEFNNCHYKVDCACHKGNLNCPVQKHNLSPKENFLSPPSLLPPSPLIGAETRRRKARRREIEGCLTSDSNQTLDEHQEAKELPGTSDAEESLMDEMKVEDGEDGEVDENGLPISSKKTLNSLVSRRRRVGGTEIKEEGVETEDGAGNPTGNTPIPHSTGVGVSTRRTTYVMEASSIEEKTSLPYPTTPVATPKPARPTKPRPKSRISRYRSSSSQRARRQRQALAQQAAAAAAAAALAAMPSSAEQGAALDEEGSQGPYGGEHGHGESGLGGHLLDGDSQALNCINRGNMRDPKTKKYLVTEWLNDKIPGGEKVQQEVLVERPLRITTDPTVLATTLNMLPGLSHSSLICTAPRHYVRFGSPFNPERRRPRPLQMDGTYGCYKKRWIKQVEDESCSASIEDGTESTSSHQSNSSRSTPNPLSTELNPPIKKRLSKYTTETTPAPSDNLLRPLSPITPPLPEESPHPLLHTPCGSLLPNGLIYSPMPSLPASRCNTPLQFENISSPEASPVHRPESISPEPCLQTDFEVPRPQFPDLSLPSSLESPVAMTSDDLSLPGCASGQDSQGPSCVGTSSLNPVSCAPSDLNPQNREQAFRTEFNLIYTCSPLNANLGNPVAPDCRQSLSEGGFSPAESFHSSISGQGMMGDMGPGSMSPYGEPHYGGGYPDSGTPPHTSNPPQKRKVSLLEYRKRKQSSGRDPEPFGSSSSLGGTPTRPGSHYSEDSHHAHSHQQMQPPATPHSSFSSSTLMNPIPQIEEVSPPDHQGPSAEPRHQDNNQWMVPTTVERLREGQGALERVLRSIKMERIYKRSDGSTEKEFDGDRYEMQAASMASPMKSPNRYSPSVYSQQSTESHRQTDSPSLRQQTSTSPFPGSYSPSSGQSFYARHPSHPGLSQDHPPSTYPSHSPTATSSSDSRPPAESLHQQSSSSNADRAHGYGSSHLKASLLNSSGLAGAPAPGPRAHGQTKIDSGTLASRGSQQQASRSLKSGSPSQATLQASSRLLSASGSTHYPQRGTSLSQFQHSPLQGPGVRTQSGSF, encoded by the exons ATGAGCATAGTAATTGCGCTGGGAGTCACCACACCTGAAACGTCTTACTCAGATATGGCTGCTGGATCCGA CCCTGAGTCAGTTGAAGCAAGTCCTGCCGTGAATGAgaaaaactacaacaaccacagctGTGGGAGCGCACAGAGTCATGGGTATCGGGGACTACCATATGCT GATCACAACTATGgcgcacccccaccccccaccccaccagCCTCCCCGCTTTCCCAAACCATCATCCCCCGCATGGATCTCAACGGCGTCGTCCTCGGCTCCCGTTATCATGAAACTACAGAGGACAACTCAGCAGACAGCGACAGCTCCTCAGACGAGGAAGGGGCCGTGGCCGGCTGGTGTCACTGCAGCCTGACGCCGGATGGCCTGCTCATCAAGTGTGACAACTGCAG aggaCTTGACAGGAGGAAAGAAGCAGAGGGCCAACACAGAAAGACTGAAAATATCTCAG CTGGAGAAAGTAGTGCCACAGAGAgtggtgatgaagaggtgtcGCCGTCCACCGTCTCCTACACCGCCACCCAGCACACACCCACCAGCATCAAACTCATTGTCAACCGGGTCAAAAGGAGCAAAtccaaaaagaggaagaagagcacaGAAAAGGCTCGTGGGACACCAAAAGGCAAAAAGGTCAAG GCTTTTAGAGAGGGTTCCCGGAAGTCCATGAGGATGAAG AACTCAACAACAGAGGCCAGCGTGCTGGatgagaacacagcagagggCTGGGAGAGCAGGATCCGCCAGTGGACAGACCAATATGAGGAGTCTCTGGCAAACCAGTACAGCGCTGATGTCCAGGAACTGATGCAGCTTCATCTTTCTGCCagcacccccacccccaaagAGGGGGGTGAGAGTGGTACCACAACGCCTTCCTCCACCACACAGATCCACACCTCTGTTGATGCCATGGACACCATCAACCACACTGAGCTGGCCTGTAACAACACAGTGCTGGGCTCACAGATGCAG CTCCAGTTAGGGCGGGTAACAAGGGTGCAGAAACACAGGAAGATCCTCCGAGCTGCCAAGAGCCTGGAACCAGACACCCTCATAATTGAATATCGGGGAAAGGTTATGCTCAAACAACAGTTTGAGGTCAACGGGCACTTCTTTAAAAA ACCCTACCCCTTTGTGCTGTTTCACTCAAAATATAACGATGTCGAGATGTGCGTTGATGCACGGACCTTTGGAAATGACGCCCGCTTCATCAGAAGGTCCTGTACCCCCAACGCTGAG GTCCGACATATGATTGTTGAGGGTATGTTCCATCTCTGCATCCATGCTGTCAGTCACATCACAAAGGACACTGAGGTCACCATTGGATTTGACTATGAGTTCAATAACTG TCATTACAAAGTGGATTGTGCCTGCCATAAGGGCAACCTGAATTGCCCAGTGCAGAAGCACAACCTGAGCCCCAAGGAGAACTTTCTGAGTCCCCCTTCTCtgctgcctccctctcctctgattggtgcCGAGACCCGTCGGAGAAAAGCTCGCAGGAGGGAAATCGAGGGCTGTTTGACCAGCGATAGCAACCAGACCCTAGATGAGCACCAGGAGGCCAAAGAGCTGCCGGGGACAAGtgatgcagag GAGAGTCTAATGGATGAGATGAAagtggaggatggagaggatggagaggtgGATGAAAATGGGCTCCCCATCTCCAGTAAAAAA ACATTAAACAGTCTGgtgagtaggaggaggagagtgggaggaacagagataaaggaggagggtgTAGAAACTGAGGACGGGGCAGGAAACCCCACAGGGAACACCCCCATACCTCACAGCACTGGAGTAGGGGTCAGCACGCGACGTACCACCTATGTGATG GAAGCTTCATCTATTGAAGAAAAGACCTCATTACCCTACCCTACTACCCCAGTTGCCACTCCTAAACCTGCACGACCTACAAAGCCTCGGCCCAAAAGTCGGATCTCTCGCTACCGGTCGAGCTCATCACAGCGGGCCCGGCGGCAGCGTCAAGCTCTCGCGCAGCAGGCAGCTGCAGCTGCCGCAGCTGCAGCGTTGGCAGCTATGCCATCATCAGCTGAGCAAGGGGCTGCTCTGGATGAGGAGGGATCTCAGGGTCCATATGGCGGCGAACATGGCCACGGAGAGAGCGGTCTAGGGGGTCATCTACTTGATGGAGACAGTCAGGCTCTAAACTGCATAAATAGAGGCAACATGCGCGACCCCAAAACCAAGAAG TACCTTGTGACAGAGTGGCTGAATGACAAGATACCTGGAGGGGAGAAGGTCCAGCAAGAGGTGCTTGTTGAGCGCCCCCTGCGGATAACCACTGACCCCACGGTGCTGGCCACCACCCTCAATATGCTGCCAGGTCTCTCCCACTCTTCGCTCATTTGCACCGCACCCAGACACTACGTCCGCTTCGGCTCCCCCTTTAACCCGGAGAGAcgcaggccccgcccactccaaATGGATGGCACTTATGGCTGCTACAAAAAG AGATGGATAAAGCAGGTGGAGGATGAAAGCTGTTCAGCCAGTATAGAAGATGGCACAGAGTCCACATCCTCTCACCAAAGTAACAGTAGCAGATCCACCCCCAACCCCCTGTCCACTG AGCTCAATCCCCCAATTAAGAAGCGTCTCTCCAAATATACGACAGAGACGACACCAGCCCCCTCAGACAACCTGCTTCGCCCACTATCACCCATCACGCCGCCACTCCCAGAGGAATCCCCCCACCCACTGCTCCATACCCCCTGTGGCTCCTTGCTGCCCAATGGCCTGATCTACTCACCAATGCCCTCGCTACCCGCAAGCCGCTGCAACACACCTCTGCAATTTGAA AACATATCGTCCCCTGAGGCGTCTCCTGTTCACCGGCCAGAGTCCATCTCACCTGAG CCGTGTCTTCAGACAGACTTTGAAGTCCCTCGGCCTCAGTTCCCGGACCTGTCCCTCCCCTCCAGTTTAGAGAGCCCTGTGGCCATGACCTCAGATGACCTTTCCCTTCCTGGATGCGCCTCAGGCCAAGATTCCCAGGGTCCATCATGTGTTGGGACCAGCTCCCTAAACCCAGTGTCCTGTGCTCCTTCGGACCTAAACCCCCAAAACAGGGAGCAGGCCTTCAGGACAGAGTTCAACCTCATATACACCTGCTCGCCCCTTAATGCAAACCTGGGAAACCCTGTGGCCCCCGATTGCCGCCAGTCCCTGTCAGAGGGAGGCTTTTCCCCTGCAGAGTCCTTCCACAGTTCTATAAGTGGCCAGGGGATGATGGGAGATATGGGCCCCGGCTCTATGTCACCCTATGGTGAGCCTCATTATGGGGGAGGCTACCCAGACAGTggcacacctcctcacaccagcAACCCACCACAAAAGAGGAAG GTGTCTTTGCTGGAGTACCGCaagaggaagcagagcagcGGTCGAGACCCAGAGCCCTTTGGCAGCAGCTCCTCCCTGGGTGGCACCCCCACCCGGCCTGGCTCCCATTACAGCGAAGATTCCCATCATGCCCATTCCCATCAGCAGATGCAGCCTCCAGCTACCCCACAcagctccttctcttcctcaacACTCATGAACCCTATCCCACAGATAGAGGAGGTCAGTCCTCCAGACCACCAGGGCCCGTCTGCGGAGCCCAGGCACCAGGACAACAACCAGTG GATGGTTCCCACTACTGTTGAACGTCTAAGGGAAGGCCAGGGCGCACTCGAGCGTGTGCTTAGAAGCATCAAAATGGAGCGGATCTACAAGAGGAGTGACGGATCGACAGAGAAGGAGTTTG ATGGGGATCGATATGAGATGCAAGCAGCGTCCATGGCTTCTCCCATGAAGAGTCCCAACAGATACAGTCCCTCTGTGTACTCACAACAG tCAACAGAAAGCCACCGGCAGACTGACAGCCCGTCACTCCGTCAGCAGACCTCCACCTCTCCATTCCCGGGATCCTACAGTCCCTCATCAGGCCAGAGCTTCTACGCACGCCACCCCTCCCACCCTGGACTTTCCCAGGACCACCCTCCATCAACCTACCCCAGTCACTCCCCCACCGCCACCTCATCCTCAGACTCGCGGCCGCCCGCAGAGTCTCTACACCAGCAGAGTAGCAGCAGTAACGCGGACAGAGCCCATGGCTACGGCAGCAGCCACTTAAAAGCAAGTCTTTTGAACAGCAGTGGCCTGGCAGGGGCCCCCGCCCCAGGACCCAGGGCCCATGGGCAGACTAAAATAGACTCGGGCACCCTGGCCTCCAGAGGGAGTCAGCAGCAGGCGTCTCGCAGCCTGAAATCGGGCAGCCCGAGCCAGGCGACGCTGCAGGCCAGCTCAAGGCTACTGTCGGCCTCTGGATCGACACACTACCCACAGAGAGGGACGAGCCTCAGCCAGTTCCAGCACTCCCCTCTCCAGGGACCCGGAGTAAGGACACAGTCAGGAAGCTTTTAG